Genomic segment of Salvia hispanica cultivar TCC Black 2014 chromosome 2, UniMelb_Shisp_WGS_1.0, whole genome shotgun sequence:
GGCGGTACAACTATAACAAGTTGAGCTCTCATATACTCAATCCCGGCCATATGGGCTGAAAGCTTGGCTTGGAGTCAGTGTTTGAAAGAGTCCGCCGTCGTGGCGAccaggtacatggacattagggtGTTCGAGCCCATGCCCGTGCCGGAGCCCCGAGCCCTCGCCCGCCTGGCTTGATTCGCCGCGGCCCCTCCCCCTCCCTCTCCCCCTCGCTCtagccgccttcgccgccttggTCCCTTGCGGCCGACGTCGTGAACGGGAAGAAGACCCCTGCGTCATCGGTTGGTGTGCCCTCACGTGAGGTGTTGCCTTCGCCGccatcactagacgagtagtgGTCACGCGTCGTGTGCTTCGTGCGTTTCGAGCCCGAGCTCGACTGTGACCCGCGCACCTTTCGAGGTGGTGGACTTATGACCCGAACATCGACAAGCTTGAAATCTTTGCCAACGTCGTCTTTGAAGACCCGCAGCCTTCGCTCTCCGAATGTCGGCTCCCACTGGTTCCGCTCTGATAAGTCTCTTTCTTACTCCACTGTATATCACGcaaaaaattttgacatcTTCGTCGCTTCGCGTCCCAATGACCGCGAAGCATCTTCACGTTGTGGGCCGGTAGGTCTTCAGCCTTCGTCCGTTGTAAACTTCGGTGACTTTTGTCCAAAAACACTTGtgggtttgttgattcccgacgGTCGTGGATCGTACGCAGACGTTGATCCAAGCTGCCGTACGTAGCCAACGTCTCGGCCGGGTTTGAGTGGATGATTTGCCGCTGCCTCCACGGGAAATTTCCGCCTCCGTCTCCTTCCTCCTGCATTGACGCCCGAGCCTGCGCTTTCTGCACTCCGTCGGAGTCGAGCTCCTCCACCAATTGGCCGGGCCGGCGACAATCCcggaatttgggataatcccgGCGATTGCCCCCTCTGGGGgagagggacgatagtatgcatccacatcataacgtggtgtttggtacgccgGCGGGGTGGTCGAGCCTTGGGTGCCCGACGAACCGGAGTACCCAAACAACTTGTACATAAGTCATTCAATCGTCGAACGAGTTCAAGTCGAATCAGTCGGAGCGCCGCGGGCCGGAGCCGCCGCCACGGAGTTTCCATCgccggacattttttcaacaatttgagagtagttgtttgtgtgtaaaatggaagaggaatgagagtagtgtttgtgtgtaaaatggtgaatagagtatatttatagaagaataaaagaaatttttttaaaaaaaattcgaccgtttgaattatttttttattaaattcgaattttaagaatttataaaaaaaaattattacgtcataattccgacgcccactcgctggccggcgagtgggcgtcacgcaaTGCTCCAGCCGCCGCGCGTcgtctcgccagctcgaggccggcctcgccgGCACGCGTCGCGCTACGAgatgtctcgtctcgtcgagacgagacgagcctcgcaacgctgtctcgatGCTGGCTCGTCTCGTTGAGACGAGACCGAGCCCACATCGAGTCAGcgatgcggatgctctaaggaaTGAAGATAAACCATGGCGAGATTCGTGCAAATCAAGGATAGAATCAAATCACATCATCGTAAATATCGAAACTAAaatcttttcatatttagataGTTCGAACACCCAAAAATTCAACagtggtaaaaataaaaaaataaaatccaatacAATATAGTCATTAAAGTattttaatgtcatttttatttttcgcaTTCTACTTTTCACCTAGCTCTCTTACTAATTGAATTACATATTCATCTTAATACTCTTTGAAGATGATTCGAACATCCAGTCTTTAATTTTAACACGTGACTTTGAATATCAGATGACTATCGTTTCACAACAAAGGCCTCTTCAATCCATCTTTTTCTCATTAGTTTTTGTCCAATCAAGTTAATTAGTTTTCCGACCCAACTGCTTTGCAATGTAACAtgcttttaatttatattgtagtaGTATACAATAATTAAGACATGATGAATAATATGCTTCACGTGAAGTTCGTTGCCGAGGTGCCAGATAGAAAGTTGCGCGTGTAGTTCACTCACTAATTCTGTGGTTGGGATGGGGAGTGATGAAAATAACATCTTGTTTTTTCTCACCATGTTCgttgtacatttttttttgttatgttcattttttagttattcGTCGCTGATTTCCTATTCATTTAagtgtattttattatttatattttatcaaatttttaattttattatgttgttAGTTTTTGTCCAATCAAgttaattttccaaaatattattatttaaaaacattatttttaaataaaaaatagttaaaaaatgtGTAACAAGTATACAATTGATTAGAGAATATATGTAGGTTGTTTTTTGTAACTAATAATCAGTAGACGTCTTCATCTGTGTAAGttaggattattttagttaagtAGAGGGATGAAATATCAGAAAACCATCTGTGATTAACTTATGCTAATCTTAGAACCAAACATgatcatatttaatcatggatTTAATCTCAACCAACACCCTCAGAAGATCTTTATTCAGGGGGTACTaccaaaaaaagagaatataaaatagtaagtAAGACGAATCAAAGTTCTAATAAGCCaataagtaaatatataataagtgcaatgtttattatgtattgaatttccattttaacCAATggtcttttaaaattagacgTATTATAAAGTGCAGTCTGGATCTCATATCgtcactaaaaaaattatttgttaaggacaaaaaaattaaaatacaattacttgcgttgaaatttttaaaaaatagcaaaaaaaattatttagggCATAAAAGAAAGCGcccataaattaaaaataaattaacctaatcttttgtttttaggACACCCCATTTGGCCCTTTAATTTTGTGGGGGACCAACAATAACAACGCTTTTTGAAGCGTCGGTGTTATActtagaaacacaaattagcGTCCTTAATTGCTATCTTTaacgtttttcttttgttgtaGTGCGAGTATTAAGTATATCAAGTTTATCTTTTGGAAATAACACTTGAAAATAACACTTgaagataattaaaatagataattgatgtagaaaatatattaaaaaggTTTCTGGAAGTCTATAGTCCTTCAGTCGTTCTTTGTGTTTGCAGGTCATGATCAAATATACTAACATTGTTGACTGACAAATAACTTAGGAAAAGTATATGGGGCTAAAGGACTGTAAACTAGacactttgtttttttccaatttcttGCCCTAcgaaaatgaaggaaaatttAAATCGAATCATGtgcttttcactttttaactCAAAATTTCAAGTTAGACAAATTTGGACAGAGAACGGCGAATATTGATAGTATTATAGTCAAATTATTGAAAACCATAAAATTTGGTTAAGTTCAGCTTGATTCTGcaatttaaaacaaaacagCTGAAAAATCATAAAGTTAATTGGATACACAATCATACACCACCacgaatttgttttttatgaaaatgtatTTTAGATAACAGTAACATCTGTCAGTGAGTTAAATAATGTCGTCTATTCATACAAAAAACGtcattaatttgattgaaataCATCAACAATATATTGCAACATACATTTTCACTGTGTGGTAGTTACGAACATCGTTCTGGATGCTTTCATAGGTTTTAAGCTAGTTTCTTCCAGGCTCAGGCATATTCTAGACCCTTGACTTAGTGTTTTCGCAAATTTGTCCTTTCTACTACGAGACACATACGCTCGATTGCTGCTTGCATTGAACATCAATTGAGCCTGGaactaatttttgtgattgattgattttttttttacttaatctATTTTAGTAATATGTTGCATATTAACATACCGAtggtataattatatactactccgtATGGAACTATAGTCAATGAAAAACGGCAAAAAAAGACAGAGAAATCCAGTTTCGTATTTTGAATATTCTGACGACTTGGGTCCGACTCCAGGTGTCGGTGTTGTTTtaggaaaaaatgaaaaacatgtaggatgataaatttaattaagatagaAACAGAATTATCTGAACTTGTATTTCTCTATACAAATGTTGCgtactaaaaaaaacaaaaacaaaatgaaaatcataatTTCCATGGGGGTTAATTAATTGGAATTAGATTTCCATATTATATCAGCGTAGCCACCACGTGGCACGGTCGTCGGTGGAATCGACGGCGGCGAAGTTGAACTGGAGGAGCTCGTGGCGGAGGTCGGGCGCGAACTTCCTCGGGTTGACATTGTCCCGGCAGAGGGGGCAGGTGACGTGGCCGTATCCGAGCCACCTATCGAGGCAGACCTTGTGGAAAGCGTGTTGACACCTCAGCTCCGTAATCTCGTCTCCGCCTTGGATCCTGCACAGGCACACCGCGCATTCCTCGGACGAGCCAGAGCCGTCTTCGCAGTAGTACTCGGCGACACGTGGCTGGAAGAAGGATTGGTAGAGAATGAATTCCCACGCCCACTTCAGCTGCGTCATCATCGCACTCGTGTGATTCAGCATTGCTGCTTTTGGAATATTCACtctaaacattttatttatttagccTGCTTTTGTTTTGGGTATTTATAGACTCATGCTCTGGGAGGGTTCTGAGAAATGCAAGGGATTGTGACTTTTATCAGGATGAgtgtaatataaatatttgtcatTGGAATTCATTTGTGTGCTTATGAGTGTAAAAGTCGCTGGTCCAAATTAGTTTCTCCGTAGTAGTCAAATTAATGACACAGCAAAACTGTTAGTCAGGTTTTTGCATGTCTGGATTTTTAATTCGGTATAAATTGTAAGCCTATGTtggacaataaaaaaatcagtaaccttttttttaatgtaaatcaTAATCATGCCAATCTTGAAAAAATATGCAGAACCAAAGTTTcgagaaacaaaaaaaggcAGTTACACTTATAGAAACTATTCTTAGTAGAAATCCAAACagtcaacaaaataaatacgaCTCATCAACTACAATAGCATGTAGAAAGTACGAGTaatatttatggagtattgGCACAATAGATCCCTCATTAATCAATACTGTAATAAAGGATGTTAGGCATGTTTTAATGATGGATTTGAACAAAATCGGATGCTGCACCCAAGTACAATTAAACTTAGCTTATAATTAAGACTTGCAAATGACAATATCATAAATACAACTGCAATATGGCCACTAGACTTGTGAGTACTAGATTTAATAGGtgcaatttattaaattcaaaagaCGACACAATAGTATTCTAAATACTTTCATGTTATATTAGTTTCAGTATTCGTTCCATTGTCCCAACTTGTTAGAGGAATGTATTTCTCAGAAAATTAAAGACTAATTAATGGGTCTATGCACATGCACAAACatagtttcaaaattttagaaCTCTTCAATATACTAGTAAAATATTGGTGGCTAGCTAGATCAGTGGAGCAAAAGGGCTCAAATGAAATTAGAAAGTAGGTATATCGAGTAGTTACTTTTTCTAGTTCTGCATATTATACTTATCTAGTGGAAAACTATTTCTTATAAAGTGCAATTGTACCAACTTTAATAAGTAAGTAATCGAATAAAGATATAATCCTCATAATTGATACtgtacacaaaaataaaaataaaaataaagttacaGATGACAGAGTTTTAATGCagattaataaagtaagagagatggatgGAAAATGgtgaagtagtgttagtggatcaTAGAGTCTATATTTAGAATGATGTGTATGATTGATAttggtttaaaattttatttttaaaattagtctaattttagttgacgcctaaaatagtaaaacttatctaaggacggagggagttgataaatttatagttGAACATATGTTCTGATAGCGGGGAAGTTAAGTCCTCACTATCTATAGGTTggtaaattgaataaagtaatacttaaatcaacaaattcaaaatttcaagtGATCTAAGCgtaatatattatcatatttttcaaccaaaccatattatttttttgtgaataagCAACATAGCTTTTTTTCTCGTTGGTACGTAGTGACGTCTGGATTTTGACTGTCATATCGATACaacttcataaaaaattactatgaAAAACCTATTCAAATATGAGATATTGCTCTAATAATagattatttgttaattttaaagttcgtaggaaaaactcaatttttgaaagtttcataatattaaatgcCAATATCCCAACAAATATTTACTTATTGATTTTCAAAGTTATGGaatgaactaaaattaaactaaatgtcataatttttttaacaaattcgTCCAATCAAAATAGGCAAAAAGTCAAGTCCTCCGAAGTAATTATTTGGGCCGCCGGGATTAATTTCGAAATTCGGCCACACCTAACCCTATACTAGATCACCTAATGACCAAAATAAATGTAAGAACGTTTTacaatgaaaaaatgtgaagtggaaTGGAAAATTCAGTCATAGGGTTGTGTTTAGCAATAATGACAATTAATGAATGAATCGAttcttttttagaaatttttaaagCGGGCTGTAAACATGAAGAAATTGGGAATACGAAAAAATCAAAGCATTGGCTGTAAACATGAAGAATTGGGCTCTTGAAAACAAATCAATGCGTGCGAAAAGATGTTGGGCTTTATGTTCCAACTCGgtcaaaattattatctaaaaaaatagtgtATTATTGTTTGGACTATGctaaaattcatgaattatggtattttattttccacaatttataagttggaaaaaaaatataaaattttaactttGTATGAAAATTTCCCATAATTTAGAAATCTGGCAAAATTAGAACTGTGTGGAataatagtaggagtattttatGTGACTAAGAAATCTATCATAAACACGCTGTGTCATCGACATTTATCTTACATTCCCTCCTATATTTTTCCCCTCATTAACAATGGTTGCACATGTAGCAAAAAGGGGCACAAACCCCACCCCCCGACCCGATGCCTGGGCTATCAACCCCGGATTCTCCCCCTTTTTTTCTCGCGAATCACTAGCTACAATGTATTCACGTCCCTAAGTCCCTTCATTGGAAGGGTTAAAGAACCATCACCGCACCGCTGCTAAATTATCATAGttcaaaatttatgttatttctgattaaatttttaaaaaattttgggatgaccataattcaatatagagtaatttttatgagaatttggaattaaataatactaataaatatagGCATGGaagaaaattttcttctaaatttaattcttttttcttttaaattttgggctaggtttttaaaaaacgttGGTCAAAATTTTTCCCgggtaattttcattttttttaaattaaatcaaaaagataaaaaaaccccaaaattgGGGTTTTGGGATGaaaatgtaatatattttaaaaatatcaaccaatactttgagaatgtcaaccaATCTTTAAGAATTTAACCCAttgcttttttgttttaaaatgtattattttgcattttttatatagtattttggctttgtttaaaaaaaatttaaaaaaaattaaatttttttttaaaattttttaaatttttccatattttatgatatgtTGGAATCCacgaaattatctttaatttgatatatgtttaaaaaaaatttaaaagttttgggatttcttttaaaagttagttataataaaatgatgttaaatttgacattaataccctattcatatttttaaattaatcatgcctttgttttttgttgatgtaTTGCATTTAAGGATTAATGATCAAAaccccttaatttgaatatctaatactccctccgtcccaataaatataaacattttttaaagcatgttgttttgtgagttaatgaagagagaaaaggggaaaggaaaataaagtgAGTTTTTTttgaaacgtttcatttttataacaatccaaaaaaaattgcacAGGGCAAGAAAGttattatcaaatttgaattagcaattaagttatgagagAAATATAACCCCCCCAATTTTATAGACATGTAAAATTTTTGACATTTGATGATACTCCTTTTCTAAGATGCCATTTTTGCGCTTTTAGTTttggagttattggttaaagtgtttaattaaagaaaataaaataagtattaaagagagataaaaaaagatggatattttaaacagtgagaaaaagtagttgaatgTATTACTTTGGGGagggaaaatttaaaaaaatgtatctTTTAAGGggcccaaaaaaaaaaacttaaaatttta
This window contains:
- the LOC125206426 gene encoding E3 ubiquitin-protein ligase RHA2A-like, with translation MTQLKWAWEFILYQSFFQPRVAEYYCEDGSGSSEECAVCLCRIQGGDEITELRCQHAFHKVCLDRWLGYGHVTCPLCRDNVNPRKFAPDLRHELLQFNFAAVDSTDDRATWWLR